TGCTAGCTCTCATTGGAGAAGGGAGCTTCATCGCGAACGGAAAGCTTAGTCCGGCGGAAGAAGTGCTTCGGAAGCACCATTTGAAGCCGCTTGAACTCACGGCCAAGGAAGGTCTCGCGTTGGTGAATGGTACGCAGATGATGGGTGCATTTGCGGTCCATTGTATTTACGAAGCGGCTCAACTTGCAAAGATATTTGATATTGTCGGTGCACTCAGCGTCGAAGCGCTCCGCGGGACGGATGTAGCGTTCGATGCCCGCATCCATAAACTGAGGCCGTACCATGGTCAAAAGGTTTCTGCAAAGAATGTAAGGCGCCTTCTCGTGGGAAGCGAGATCAGAAAATCTCATTTGCATAACGATCCGCGCGTCCAGGATGCATACTCACTAAGATGCATGCCGCAGGTCCATGGTGCGGTCCGGGATACGATTGAGTTTTGCGAGAAGCAGGTGAACGTCGAGATAAACTCTGCCACGGATAACCCTTTGATCTTTGCAGATGACAGAGTTCATCTTGAAGGTGGAAATTTTCACGGTGAACCTCTGGCGCTGGCATGTGATTTCTTAGCCATCGGGCTAAGCGAGTTTGCGAGTATTTCGGAGCGGCGCACAGAACGCATGGTTAACTGGCAGCTGAGCGGCCTGCCGAAATTCTTGATCGAGGATGGTGGATTGAATTCCGGCATGATGATCGCTCAATATACCGCGGCATCGCTCGTAAGTGAGAACAAGGTCCTTTCGCATCCCGGGAGCGTCGATTCGATTCCTACGAGCGCAAATCAGGAAGACCATAATTCGATGGGGTCGGTCTCGGCACAGAAGTGTTACAGAGTCCTGGAAAATGTCTGGCGCGTCGCCGCTATAGAACTTTTGGTTGCATGTCAGGCGATAGATTTTTCAAGACGGATTGGCGGCGATGGTACGCCGCTGAAATGCGGCGGCGGAACGGAATCCGTCTATCAACTTGTGAGGACAAATATAAAACACCTTGATAGCGATAGGGTTTTGTACAAAGATATCGAGGCAGCTCTGCAGCTTCTGAAATCAGGAGAGGTGATCACCGCTGCTGAGAAAGTCGTCGGTAAACTTGATTGAATTTTTTTGAAAGGGAAAAAATGGAAGTTACTTTTCAGGTTAGTCTTTATCCGATTGCGAAGGAAGATTTCAAGACACCAATAAACAGATTCATTTTGGAATTGAAAAAAGGAAGACTGGATGTCGATGTCCATGAGACCTCTACGATCGGAAACGGTGAAATAGAAAATGTTTTTGACACTTTGAAGAAAGCGTACATGTCCGCGGCGAAAAACGGAGACGCAGTGATGATTTTGACCGTTGTCAACGGCGCTCCGACGAAGGAAGAACTAACCGAATTGAATAGGTGACCGAATATGAATCCGATGCCGAATCTTTCGAAAGCGATTCATGAAATGCCGAAGGTGATGTTACATGATCACCTCGACGGCGGCCTG
The DNA window shown above is from Candidatus Acidiferrales bacterium and carries:
- the hutH gene encoding histidine ammonia-lyase, with product MPHLLSRVRDLRLDGNSLTIEDTFLAEKNRKKVSLSKSAAKKMERSRSLVEKWLVGGEVIYGVTTGFGEFATVKIPHEKIKQLQVNLIRSHSAGTGDPLPANIVRLIILLRANALAKGYSGVRPEVVQLLLEIFNLNLVPFIPEKGSVGSSGDLVQLAHLVLALIGEGSFIANGKLSPAEEVLRKHHLKPLELTAKEGLALVNGTQMMGAFAVHCIYEAAQLAKIFDIVGALSVEALRGTDVAFDARIHKLRPYHGQKVSAKNVRRLLVGSEIRKSHLHNDPRVQDAYSLRCMPQVHGAVRDTIEFCEKQVNVEINSATDNPLIFADDRVHLEGGNFHGEPLALACDFLAIGLSEFASISERRTERMVNWQLSGLPKFLIEDGGLNSGMMIAQYTAASLVSENKVLSHPGSVDSIPTSANQEDHNSMGSVSAQKCYRVLENVWRVAAIELLVACQAIDFSRRIGGDGTPLKCGGGTESVYQLVRTNIKHLDSDRVLYKDIEAALQLLKSGEVITAAEKVVGKLD
- a CDS encoding YkoF family thiamine/hydroxymethylpyrimidine-binding protein; translation: MEVTFQVSLYPIAKEDFKTPINRFILELKKGRLDVDVHETSTIGNGEIENVFDTLKKAYMSAAKNGDAVMILTVVNGAPTKEELTELNR